One window of Phycisphaeraceae bacterium genomic DNA carries:
- a CDS encoding NAD(P)H-binding protein — MTTDAATHTYANRGTIAVTGATGFIGHHVVKQALASGWTVKALVRDYAKADKVLPTDPQLHGGRLSLVKGDALDVGVLDQLVAGVTGVINCTGIIREARGGQTFKRMHVGATDALLNAAERNNVKRYVQMSAAGVSDEGVNEYQQSKFAAEKRVRASNLDWTILRPSMVHGPKGDYIRMAAAMAQGKAQPFVVLPYFVRTRAVDSVPGGAGRWEEPVIAPVFVGDVARCAVESVTNEAAIGEIIHLAGPETLYWYEMLTTIRNNVPHANRKMPVIGIPADIAAIKVEAAKYIGLGSVLPFDAGMAKMAAEDNAPDTAKAHAIFGGSFADFSTTFADYASAIEPAA, encoded by the coding sequence ATGACGACAGATGCTGCGACCCACACCTACGCCAATCGAGGCACCATCGCTGTCACCGGCGCGACCGGTTTCATCGGCCACCACGTTGTAAAGCAGGCGCTGGCATCCGGCTGGACCGTCAAAGCCCTTGTGCGTGATTATGCCAAAGCAGACAAGGTGCTTCCAACAGATCCGCAACTCCACGGCGGCCGGCTCTCGCTGGTGAAGGGCGATGCGCTCGATGTGGGCGTGCTCGACCAACTGGTTGCGGGTGTGACGGGTGTGATCAACTGCACCGGCATCATCCGCGAGGCTCGCGGCGGGCAGACGTTCAAACGCATGCATGTCGGCGCGACGGACGCATTGCTGAATGCTGCCGAGAGGAACAACGTCAAACGCTATGTGCAGATGAGCGCAGCTGGCGTGAGCGACGAGGGCGTGAACGAGTACCAGCAATCAAAGTTTGCTGCTGAGAAGCGCGTGCGCGCAAGCAATCTCGACTGGACAATCCTGCGTCCGTCGATGGTGCATGGGCCGAAGGGTGATTACATCCGCATGGCTGCTGCGATGGCGCAGGGCAAGGCGCAGCCGTTTGTTGTTCTCCCATACTTTGTGCGCACGCGCGCGGTCGATAGTGTCCCAGGCGGTGCGGGTCGCTGGGAGGAGCCGGTGATCGCGCCGGTCTTTGTTGGTGATGTTGCAAGATGTGCTGTCGAGAGCGTGACAAATGAAGCCGCGATCGGCGAGATCATCCATCTTGCTGGGCCCGAGACGTTGTACTGGTACGAGATGCTGACAACCATCCGCAACAACGTGCCGCACGCAAACAGGAAGATGCCGGTCATCGGTATTCCTGCGGATATTGCAGCGATCAAGGTCGAGGCGGCGAAGTACATCGGGCTTGGGTCGGTGCTCCCCTTCGATGCGGGTATGGCGAAGATGGCAGCCGAGGATAACGCACCAGACACCGCAAAGGCGCACGCGATCTTTGGCGGCTCGTTCGCCGATTTTTCAACCACCTTCGCCGATTACGCGAGCGCTATCGAGCCCGCCGCATAA
- a CDS encoding aminotransferase class I/II-fold pyridoxal phosphate-dependent enzyme, with protein sequence MNFDRLVAHRAASVNASGIRRVFELGRSLKDPINLSIGQPDFPVPDAIKNAAIDAIREDRNGYTLTQGIPELQTRIKDHLAHDLGWDFSDSAANPMDAIVTSGTSGALFLLAMATLQAGDEIIVPDPYFVIYPHLAGLFGAKPVICSTYPDFRLTAERVEPLITERTKFVLLNSPSNPCGVVADKKTCTDLLELCRSRGVLLVSDEIYDEFTFSDGLTDPTPDGTDMRCPSPSRNSGGNTNGQDTLVIRGFGKTYGCTGWRLGYAAGPKPLMMQMAKMQQYSFVCAPSMGQWGALKAFDVDMHDTVSAYQKKRDMVLDALGDVTEISKPGGAFYAFIKVPERLGMTASQLFEKAIEKNLLMIPGNVFSTCDTHFRISFATSNENLARGLDVLRDLMKG encoded by the coding sequence CTGAACTTTGACCGTCTGGTTGCGCATCGCGCAGCTTCAGTGAATGCGTCGGGCATCCGGCGCGTGTTCGAGCTGGGCAGGTCGCTGAAAGACCCGATCAATCTCTCGATCGGGCAGCCCGACTTCCCCGTGCCCGATGCGATCAAGAACGCTGCGATCGACGCGATCCGCGAGGATCGGAACGGGTACACGCTCACGCAGGGCATCCCTGAGCTCCAGACTCGCATCAAGGATCATCTTGCGCACGATCTCGGATGGGATTTTTCTGACAGCGCAGCAAATCCAATGGACGCGATCGTGACTTCGGGCACGTCGGGTGCGCTCTTCCTGCTCGCGATGGCGACGCTGCAGGCGGGGGACGAGATCATCGTCCCCGATCCGTACTTTGTGATCTATCCGCATCTTGCCGGGCTGTTCGGCGCAAAGCCCGTGATCTGCAGCACATACCCGGATTTCCGTCTGACTGCCGAACGCGTGGAGCCATTGATAACAGAGCGCACGAAGTTCGTGCTGCTGAACTCGCCGAGCAATCCGTGCGGTGTTGTCGCGGACAAGAAGACATGCACGGACCTATTGGAGCTGTGCCGATCGCGCGGCGTTCTCTTGGTATCCGATGAGATCTACGACGAGTTCACGTTCTCCGATGGCCTGACCGATCCGACGCCCGACGGGACTGACATGCGGTGCCCATCACCATCGCGCAACTCTGGCGGGAACACGAACGGGCAGGACACGCTGGTGATCCGCGGGTTCGGCAAGACGTACGGCTGCACGGGCTGGCGTCTTGGGTATGCGGCTGGGCCAAAGCCGTTGATGATGCAGATGGCGAAGATGCAGCAGTACTCGTTCGTGTGTGCGCCGTCGATGGGCCAGTGGGGCGCGCTCAAGGCGTTCGATGTTGACATGCACGACACCGTGTCCGCGTACCAGAAGAAGCGCGACATGGTGCTCGATGCGCTCGGCGATGTCACCGAGATATCAAAGCCGGGAGGCGCGTTCTACGCATTCATCAAGGTGCCCGAGCGCCTCGGCATGACCGCGAGTCAGCTCTTTGAAAAAGCAATCGAGAAGAACCTGCTGATGATCCCGGGCAATGTGTTCTCGACGTGCGACACACACTTCAGGATCAGCTTCGCCACGAGCAACGAGAATCTGGCGCGCGGGCTCGATGTTCTGCGCGATCTGATGAAAGGCTGA
- a CDS encoding ATP-dependent zinc protease yields MPDSQPTLILGWRERVDIPAWHIRGIRAKIDTGARTSAIDVAQIEELEDGRIRFEVVARTSPTRRTRWIEATPVRQTIVKSSNGESQTRHVCLVHVRIGPFERDIEVSLVCRQGMLCRMLIGRTAMEGMALVDPSQTFLVTSGTSAKQRQAPAEGTT; encoded by the coding sequence ATGCCCGATTCCCAACCAACCCTCATCCTCGGCTGGCGCGAGCGCGTCGACATCCCCGCTTGGCATATCCGCGGGATACGCGCCAAAATCGATACCGGCGCACGCACCAGCGCCATAGACGTAGCGCAAATCGAGGAACTGGAGGATGGCAGGATCAGGTTCGAGGTCGTCGCACGCACGTCGCCGACACGCAGGACCCGATGGATTGAGGCAACGCCCGTCCGGCAGACCATTGTGAAGTCGAGCAACGGTGAATCGCAAACCCGCCATGTCTGTCTTGTGCATGTGCGCATCGGTCCCTTTGAGCGTGATATCGAGGTCTCGCTGGTGTGCAGGCAGGGCATGCTGTGCAGGATGCTCATCGGCCGAACTGCGATGGAGGGCATGGCGCTGGTCGATCCTTCGCAAACATTTCTTGTAACAAGCGGAACGAGCGCGAAACAGCGTCAGGCACCCGCAGAAGGAACAACATGA
- a CDS encoding DUF4375 domain-containing protein, whose protein sequence is MLVSSLGVVLAVIVAAVLWCRLSKRADRSNKRFQDYVRNPREWAKLTKQQVAREELLSQLEDAPTERLIDMLLDDNTHRLARKAINSAGPRMYPALVDALSDPRFHTPVDPEVRGRSHILDKRSMPLVSLLECLEQYLPPEAIPVVSTLVRHKDDEVRKHAAFVLGSAGNDNVVDALRVSLADEDDYVRSYAMMGMIRALKASRTTSRYRKDLYKAVESLVYRRDKTVSGEAPLCLLGLDRERAIEFLTNPENLTLGKNGLEYVLKALRMCDATVPETLLLKFAIELEKDIATYPNDYVMSEVLLLLANIDSDAAREVIAHAGHSPSARVQEFGMMAQLQRHGITNPYHPAFDRLDALGWDGVSQPERHVLAVRICIDQIENGGFTQYFFNSAGDNWPDAVAGFEAMGNITDYALLAEAAKMFGAAEPSTDRDERQQQLAKVIRKNEETFSPLDRAFYEDKGSRELLLLRYIAKHAEHFGPR, encoded by the coding sequence ATGCTGGTTTCATCCCTTGGTGTGGTTCTCGCAGTGATTGTGGCTGCCGTGCTTTGGTGCCGGCTTAGCAAACGTGCAGACAGGTCGAACAAGCGATTTCAGGACTACGTCAGGAACCCCAGAGAGTGGGCAAAACTCACCAAGCAACAAGTCGCTCGTGAGGAACTCCTGTCGCAGTTGGAAGATGCACCGACCGAGAGGCTGATCGACATGCTCCTTGATGACAATACGCACCGTCTCGCTCGGAAGGCGATTAACTCTGCCGGGCCGCGCATGTATCCCGCGCTGGTTGATGCACTGTCGGATCCGAGATTTCACACGCCAGTCGATCCAGAGGTTCGGGGACGATCTCACATCCTTGATAAGCGTTCGATGCCGCTTGTTTCCTTGCTTGAGTGTTTGGAACAGTATCTGCCTCCAGAAGCCATTCCTGTTGTAAGCACACTTGTGCGCCATAAAGACGACGAGGTTCGCAAACATGCAGCTTTCGTGCTCGGCAGTGCCGGAAATGACAACGTCGTTGATGCTCTTAGGGTTTCCCTTGCTGATGAGGACGACTATGTCCGTAGTTATGCGATGATGGGCATGATCCGCGCACTCAAAGCAAGTCGGACAACCAGCAGATACAGGAAAGACCTGTACAAGGCAGTCGAATCGCTCGTGTATCGTCGCGACAAGACGGTAAGCGGTGAAGCGCCGCTATGCCTCCTTGGTCTGGATCGTGAGCGCGCTATCGAGTTTCTCACAAATCCTGAGAATCTCACTTTGGGGAAAAATGGACTTGAGTATGTGCTCAAAGCACTGCGCATGTGTGATGCAACTGTTCCCGAAACGCTGCTTCTCAAGTTTGCTATCGAACTCGAAAAGGACATCGCAACTTATCCGAATGATTATGTTATGAGCGAGGTGTTACTTCTGCTAGCGAATATCGACTCAGATGCGGCTCGCGAGGTGATTGCCCATGCAGGGCATTCGCCATCTGCCAGAGTCCAGGAGTTCGGGATGATGGCACAGTTGCAACGACATGGCATAACTAATCCATACCATCCAGCGTTTGATCGACTCGATGCTCTTGGCTGGGATGGTGTCTCTCAACCTGAACGGCACGTCCTTGCTGTTCGAATCTGCATCGATCAGATTGAGAACGGCGGCTTCACACAGTATTTTTTCAACAGTGCCGGTGACAACTGGCCTGATGCTGTTGCGGGGTTTGAAGCAATGGGCAATATAACCGACTACGCACTGCTCGCGGAAGCTGCCAAGATGTTCGGAGCCGCCGAACCGAGCACAGATCGCGACGAACGACAGCAGCAACTCGCGAAGGTGATTCGCAAGAACGAAGAAACATTCAGCCCTCTGGATCGTGCGTTTTATGAGGACAAAGGCAGCCGCGAACTGTTGTTGCTTCGATACATCGCCAAACACGCGGAGCATTTTGGCCCACGATAA
- a CDS encoding amidohydrolase: MTATLDRNADLTSLLQSALPRALEIRHDLHMHPELMFEEARTAKLVMNELKTLGIECKGGFAKGTGVIGYLPANAPGASQTGTVALRADMDALPINEETGKPYASKTPGIMHACGHDGHTTILLTVARVLSKMQRPHPVLFVFQPAEEGGGGADHMVKEGALDGEAKGGLGEPVTRMFGLHGWPSLEIGTVATRPGPLLAATDEIEVTIHGTQCHAAFPHLGTDTVVASASVINTLQTIPSRSIAPTDSCIVTIATIHAGTANNVIPASVHMTGTVRTLSDETRALTKKRFFEVVNHTAQAHDCRAEIHYEEGYPVTRNDDALAAWFLDTARGVIGDENVLVQPTAVMGGEDFSYYCNKVPSCFFFLGIRPKGQETYPSLHQPDFDFNDDAIEIGVQLMCACAIGN, from the coding sequence ATGACAGCCACACTCGATCGCAATGCCGACCTGACGAGCCTTCTCCAGAGCGCGCTCCCGCGAGCGCTTGAGATCCGCCACGACCTGCACATGCATCCCGAGCTCATGTTCGAGGAAGCCCGCACCGCAAAGCTCGTGATGAACGAGTTGAAGACACTCGGGATCGAGTGCAAGGGCGGGTTCGCCAAGGGCACGGGTGTGATTGGGTATCTGCCAGCAAACGCGCCGGGCGCGAGCCAGACGGGCACAGTTGCGCTCCGTGCTGATATGGACGCGCTCCCGATCAACGAGGAAACGGGCAAGCCGTACGCATCGAAGACACCCGGGATCATGCACGCGTGCGGGCACGACGGACACACGACCATCCTGCTCACCGTGGCTCGCGTGCTCTCGAAGATGCAACGACCGCACCCCGTGCTGTTTGTCTTCCAGCCCGCTGAAGAGGGCGGCGGCGGCGCGGACCACATGGTGAAAGAGGGCGCGCTCGACGGCGAAGCAAAAGGCGGACTCGGCGAGCCAGTCACGCGCATGTTCGGGCTCCACGGCTGGCCGTCGCTTGAGATCGGCACCGTCGCAACACGCCCCGGACCACTGCTCGCAGCAACAGACGAGATCGAGGTCACAATCCACGGCACGCAGTGCCACGCCGCGTTCCCGCATCTCGGCACCGACACCGTCGTCGCGTCGGCGAGTGTTATCAATACGCTCCAGACCATTCCATCAAGGTCTATAGCGCCGACCGACTCGTGCATCGTCACCATCGCGACGATCCACGCGGGCACAGCGAACAACGTCATCCCCGCCAGCGTCCACATGACTGGCACCGTGCGCACGCTTTCCGACGAGACACGTGCGCTCACGAAGAAGCGTTTCTTCGAGGTCGTCAACCACACCGCGCAGGCGCACGACTGCCGCGCAGAGATCCACTATGAGGAAGGCTACCCCGTCACGCGCAACGACGACGCGCTCGCAGCGTGGTTCCTCGACACGGCGCGGGGTGTCATCGGCGACGAGAACGTGCTTGTCCAGCCAACCGCAGTCATGGGCGGCGAGGATTTCTCGTACTACTGCAACAAGGTGCCATCGTGCTTCTTCTTCCTCGGGATCAGACCCAAGGGGCAGGAAACGTACCCGTCACTCCATCAGCCCGACTTTGACTTCAACGACGACGCGATCGAGATCGGTGTACAGCTGATGTGCGCGTGTGCGATAGGCAACTGA